A region of the Microscilla marina ATCC 23134 genome:
TTCCCTCCACATATTGTGAAATATCCAGACGTTTTTTTCGTCTTATTGCCATGTAAGTATTTCTCTTTTTTTATTAAGTTTCGTGAGTTTAGTATTTTAATTGCTTGAAAAAAAGTAATATATTCAAAAAATAAAAACCATCAATTCACTACCTTACTGTTAGCCTGACAAAACTCAGTAGCTATCATATCAATACTTACATTTATCAAATAACCTGATTTTACTTTTTAATTATGTTAAAACGACTCGCTAATTCATTCTTGCACGGGTTAATCATCATGGCATTGATGGGAAGTGTAGCCCTTATTGTACGACAAACTGCTGTATTGAGAAACATTGAGTTTTTGAACCCATTGGAAGATGCTTTTGCAGAGTTTGATTTAACTGACTTGGTTGTATCAAAAATCATGGATCACCAAAAAGCTGACACCAACATCACAGTAGTAAATATTGGCAATTTAGACCGAAATGGCTTGTCCTCGCTCGTCAGTATCATTAATCAATATCAACCTAAAGTAGTGGGCTTTGATGTACAACTTGAAACAGCAAGAGACTCTACCTCAGACCAAGTGCTGGCTGATGCATTTAAACAAACTCCTAACCTTGTCATGGCAAGTCAACTATTAAATAAGACTAAAGATAAGTATTATGTGAGAACCAATTATGACCTATTTACCAAAAATGCCCATACAGGTTTTGTAAACTTAATTACCAAAGGTAAAGGTAATCAACTCAGTTGGCCTACTGTCCGATCTTTTAGCCCCAAAGAAAGAGTAACACATAGAGTGTTTTCTAGTGGCGCTCAGAAATTTGATACTACTGTGATCAAAAAACCTCGCAACGAATATGCTTTTGCTGTAAAAATAGCCCAACTCTATGCTCCTAAAAAAACAGCAACTTTCCTGAAACGAAATAAGGACTATGAATGGATTAATTTTTTGGGTAACATAAGTGTTACTGCTGGCAAAGCTTCTAACTTTGCAGTCCTAGACGTAGCAGATATCTTTAATTCAGTACAAGATACATCTTCTAAAATTGGAAATGTGCTTAAAAACAAAGTTGTAATTTTGGGATTTATGGGTCCTTCTCTTGAGGCCAAATCATTTGATGATAAACTTTTTACTCCACTTAATGATAATTATATTGGACGAGGTACTCCTGACATGTATGGTGTGGTAGTACATGCTAATATTGTATCTATGATTTTGCGAGGAGATTTTATTAAAGAAACAAGGCCTTGGGTTAATACCTCCATTAGCATATTGATTGTACTTATAACTGTTCTCATCTTTTCTTATATTTTTATCAAAGTAGGCATTTGGTATGACGCCCTTACTATTCTTATTCAAGCGATTATTGTATTTTTGGTAGTTGGATTGATGCTTTTTGTTTTTTACAAAACCAACACTAAAATGGATTTGGGGGCAGGTTTGCTTGGGGTGGTTTTGTCTGGTATCTTTGTAGAGATTTATCATGGTTTTATTCGTAAACTTTTTGGTTGGCGGGCACCCAACGAGATTCAGCACCAAAAAGATGTCGCAACACCTCCCCAGAAAGAATCAGAGGAGTAAACATGTAGGTTTTTTTTGGGTAAACTAAACTATTAAGTACTTTAATTGTCAAAATAATACAACTACAAATGATTTAAATCTGTCTTATATATACATTAAACAACACTCTATCTACCGTTTATCTAAAAAATAAAACTTTTGTGAAGTTTTTTAGTACAAGATAGAGTGTTGTTGATTTATAACATCTTAAAATAATACCAAAAATAACTCATGACACGATATTGCTTAATTTGCTTGCTCACAATAACGATGATCCCTTATACACTAAAAGCTCAAAACAAAAAACATGTGTTCAGGGTGTTGGCAAGCAGTGGAAAAAGTTCATTGGTTGATAACGTTCAACAACTTCGAGTGGGACAAAAAATTTATCAGAACCAAAAAATTAAGGTAGAACCAAAAAGCTATTTGAGCTTGGTAAACAGACAGGGTGGAACAGTCCAGATTAGCAAAAAAGGAGAGTACACCGCAAAGTTATTGCTTGAACAACTGACTAAAATGCAAAAAACGGTTACCCAACAGTATGCAACCTATGTAATAAAAGAACTCACTAAAGCCAGGGTAAGAAACCCTCAAAAAAACCGTTATAAGTACATGAACGTGACTGGATCGGTAAACAGGGCAGAGTCGCCTTTTAAGCTAAACATTGCTCCACAAAATTCGGTCAATAAATTTATTAGCAAAAAAGCAACCGTTCACTGGTATCCAGTTGTAGGGACTACAACATACAATGTGGTGGTGATGAATGAGTTTGACGAAAAGCTATACGC
Encoded here:
- a CDS encoding CHASE2 domain-containing protein — protein: MLKRLANSFLHGLIIMALMGSVALIVRQTAVLRNIEFLNPLEDAFAEFDLTDLVVSKIMDHQKADTNITVVNIGNLDRNGLSSLVSIINQYQPKVVGFDVQLETARDSTSDQVLADAFKQTPNLVMASQLLNKTKDKYYVRTNYDLFTKNAHTGFVNLITKGKGNQLSWPTVRSFSPKERVTHRVFSSGAQKFDTTVIKKPRNEYAFAVKIAQLYAPKKTATFLKRNKDYEWINFLGNISVTAGKASNFAVLDVADIFNSVQDTSSKIGNVLKNKVVILGFMGPSLEAKSFDDKLFTPLNDNYIGRGTPDMYGVVVHANIVSMILRGDFIKETRPWVNTSISILIVLITVLIFSYIFIKVGIWYDALTILIQAIIVFLVVGLMLFVFYKTNTKMDLGAGLLGVVLSGIFVEIYHGFIRKLFGWRAPNEIQHQKDVATPPQKESEE